The following proteins come from a genomic window of Tenebrio molitor chromosome 9, icTenMoli1.1, whole genome shotgun sequence:
- the chico gene encoding insulin receptor substrate 1 isoform X11, whose translation MSVRKGCERGGGGGGGVVRCGYLKKMKTSRRKFFVLRAETAETSARLEYYDTERKFNSGLPPKRSIPLKNCFNINRRLDTKYKHVIALYTKDDCFCVVLDNEEDVDSWLKALLSLQHGEEVIDGEPPKPTFEHVWQVTVLNRGLGAAGITGYYRLCLTDKTLSLIKRDYHIPQIEFNLTNIRSCGNLRDFFFLEVGRSSTLGAGELWMQTEDSTISQNIHFTVFQYLRSCMMGLNEVFREEVLVPKTRTRSSSATESSKPSTTRKTQSSFASKCHFFTQDLPQTTDTQVTPSSSSQHPVGTSGSRERCDSMPSRARTTSEGTHSQMWNQARSLFTYRPASLYARDISHSPPAGSPVSPPSVGCSTDSAGSSYSLTDEADVCTELDPTLGRYSHSLTPDEAIAEEDCPDSPPCSSNYVSMALHSSDDGYVDMSPKGRHHNNSPTASMSSVTSGTPSTDMRFAEYPLEKVTSYFTPSEEDDARPTRAYSVGSKPEGYKKYAEAFAANNENLRVRALSVGSKTKKLPSRVLPPHGYHSHQGAKSSSAPLLSNSRGQGSHNSIGPMDDLMEMDFSRSGSINNSGYMDMRPGPKNNHGYVEMRPGRKPDTSPYVDMSSGTSPAKSSYMSSQHEGSSDASSDYMEMDPRKASTSNNNNNNNYLAMSFKRPASNYQLSPARASPFGSGHLDTNFGSPKTEPATPDGYVEMSLGRGHQRQSSLDSAQIVNEDYANMSMGKKRDKNSRKKDKSRSQPITIQNPTTVAPKSGTTSSSPRYAFLGRKYSTGTPPTTMHLPLGEATPYASLPRQRKNSRRDSKDSSSSSVTTPSSSSTIFPISLNSPCSPLKPDKTPPSLKKTDNSDYTPMDFEQKNNSDYVNYNPKTPVNEDYAVMKPGVRVTSPSMRMAMMQLSDYTSFRPINENKDDKVEDKGEEVRSEPPYEVLRARPGSVAESGRSSLSRPSSTSSELCSSGSTIVGSRPESVNSDRVRPASVTSADVQLHYASLDLEEGNRSPRTIKGGAGAAGEGQTQAELTLTYAAIDFVKSEGLKHNSLASNAKVKH comes from the exons ATGTCAGTGAGAAAAGGTTGCGAGaggggcggcggcggcggcggtggcgTCGTGCGCTGCGGCTACCTCAAAAAGATGAAAACGTCTCGGAGGAAATTCTTCGTCCTGAGGGCGGAGACGGCCGAGACGTCTGCCAGACTGGAGTACTACGACACCGAGAGGAAGTTCAACAGCGGTCTCCCGCCGAAGCGCAGCATCCCGCTGAAGAACTGCTTCAACATCAACAGGAGGTTGGACACCAAATACAAACACGTCATCGCGCTCTACACGAAGGACGACTGTTTCTGCGTGGTCCTCGACAACGAGGAGGACGTCGACAGCTGGCTGAAAGCACTGCTGTCGCTCCAGCACGGCGAAGAGGTGATCGACGGTGAACCGCCGAAGCCGACGTTCG AACATGTCTGGCAAGTGACTGTACTTAACAGGGGCCTAGGAGCCGCCGGCATTACCGGCTACTACAGACTCTGTCTCACGGACAAGACCCTCAGCCTCATCAAAAGAGACTATCACATACCTCAAATCGAATTCAACCTGACCAACATCAGAAGCTGCGGAAACTtacgagatttttttttcctagaG GTCGGCAGATCGAGCACCCTGGGCGCCGGGGAGCTGTGGATGCAAACCGAGGACAGCACCATCTCCCAGAACATCCACTTTACAGTATTCCA GTATCTCCGCAGTTGCATGATGGGTTTGAACGAGGTCTTCAGGGAGGAAGTGCTGGTTCCCAAGACTCGCACCCGCTCCTCTTCGGCCACCGAATCTTCCAAGCCGAGCACCACGCGGAAAACCCAGAGCAGCTTCGCCTCGAAATGTCACTTCTTCACCCAAG ATTTGCCCCAAACCACTGACACGCAGGTCACACCGAGCAGTTCTTCGCAACACCCTGTCG GCACTAGCGGAAGCCGCGAACGGTGTGACAGCATGCCGTCGAGGGCCCGCACCACCTCCGAGGGCACCCATTCGCAGATGTGGAATCAGGCCAGGTCTCTCTTCACTTACCGTCCTGCTTCGCTCTACGCCCGCGACATTTCGCACAGCCCCCCGGCCGGAAGTCCAGTCAGTCCACCATCAGTCGGTTGTTCCACGGACTCGGCCGGTTCTTCGTACAGTCTGACCGACGAGGCCGACGTCTGCACCGAGCTGGACCCCACTCTGGGACGCTACAGCCACTCGCTGACTCCCGACGAGGCCATCGCCGAGGAGGACTGCCCGGACAGTCCCCCGTGCAGCAGCAATTACGTCTCCATGGCTCTGCACAGTTCGGACGACGGGTACGTGGACATGTCGCCCAAAGGTCGTCATCACAACAACTCCCCGACTGCGAGTATGAGCAGTGTGACTTCGGGGACGCCCTCGACTGACATGCGATTCGCCGAGTATCCTCTCGAGAAGGTCACGTCGTATTTCACTCCGTCAGAAGAGGACGACGCGAGGCCCACCAGAGCCTACTCCGTCGGGTCGAAACCAGAAGGTTACAAGAAGTACGCGGAAGCGTTCGCGGCCAACAACGAGAATTTGAGAGTGAGGGCGCTGAGTGTGGGGTCCAAGACTAAGAAGCTGCCTAGTAGGGTGCTACCGCCCCACGGATATCATTCCCATCAAGGTGCTAAGTCGTCGAGTGCTCCGCTCTTGAGTAACTCTAGAGGACAAGGTTCCCACAATTCCATCGGCCCAATGGATGATCTCATGGAAATGGATTTCAGCAGGTCAGGCAGCATAAACAATTCGGGATACATGGATATGAGACCGGGTCCCAAGAACAACCACGGGTACGTGGAGATGAGGCCGGGACGCAAACCGGACACCTCTCCGTACGTGGATATGTCTTCGGGAACATCTCCGGCGAAGTCGTCGTACATGTCGTCCCAACACGAGGGGTCGTCCGACGCTTCCAGTGACTACATGGAGATGGACCCCAGGAAGGCCTCCACTtctaacaacaacaacaacaacaattactTGGCGATGTCCTTCAAGAGGCCTGCTTCGAACTATCAGCTGTCGCCGGCCAGAGCTTCCCCTTTCGGGAGCGGCCATCTAGACACTAACTTCGGGAGTCCGAAAACGGAGCCGGCCACTCCGGACGGCTACGTGGAGATGTCTTTGGGGCGGGGTCATCAGAGACAGTCGAGCCTGGACAGCGCCCAGATCGTGAACGAGGACTACGCCAACATGAGCATGGGCAAGAAACGAGACAAGAACTCGCGGAAGAAGGACAAGTCTCGGTCGCAACCCATCACCATCCAGAACCCGACGACGGTCGCCCCCAAGAGCGGGACCACTTCGAGCAGTCCCAGGTACGCCTTCCTCGGTCGGAAATACTCAACCGGGACGCCGCCCACCACCATGCATTTACCTCTAGGGGAGGCCACGCCGTACGCGAGCCTTCCCCGCCAGCGCAAGAACAGCCGGCGAGATTCGAAAGACAGCTCGAGTTCGAGCGTGACCACACCCTCCAGTTCCTCGACAATATTTCCCATCAGCTTGAACAGCCCGTGCAGTCCGCTCAAACCGGACAAGACTCCTCCCTCTCTAAAGAAGACTGACAACAGCGACTACACCCCGATGGACTTCGAACAGAAGAACAACTCGGACTACGTCAACTACAATCCCAAGACGCCGGTGAACGAGGACTACGCCGTGATGAAGCCCGGGGTGAGGGTCACCTCGCCGTCGATGCGCATGGCCATGATGCAGCTCTCCGACTACACCTCGTTCCGCCCCATCAACGAGAACAAAGACGACAAAGTCGAAGATAAGGGCGAGGAGGTGCGGTCCGAGCCCCCCTACGAGGTGTTGCGGGCCCGGCCCGGCTCGGTGGCCGAGAGCGGCCGAAGTTCGCTGTCGCGCCCCAGCTCGACCTCCAGCGAGCTGTGTTCGTCGGGCTCGACCATCGTCGGCTCGAGGCCCGAGTCGGTCAACAGCGACCGCGTCCGACCGGCTTCGGTCACCTCCGCCGACGTCCAGCTGCACTACGCCAGCCTGGACTTGGAGGAGGGCAACCGCAGTCCGAGGACCATAAAAGGGGGCGCGGGAGCGGCGGGAGAGGGACAGACCCAGGCGGAACTGACGTTGACCTACGCCGCCATCGATTTCGTCAAGAGTGAAGGGCTGAAGCACAATTCGCTTGCGTCTAACGCGAAAGTTAAACATTAA
- the chico gene encoding insulin receptor substrate 1 isoform X12 — MSVRKGCERGGGGGGGVVRCGYLKKMKTSRRKFFVLRAETAETSARLEYYDTERKFNSGLPPKRSIPLKNCFNINRRLDTKYKHVIALYTKDDCFCVVLDNEEDVDSWLKALLSLQHGEEVIDGEPPKPTFEHVWQVTVLNRGLGAAGITGYYRLCLTDKTLSLIKRDYHIPQIEFNLTNIRSCGNLRDFFFLEVGRSSTLGAGELWMQTEDSTISQNIHFTVFQYLRSCMMGLNEVFREEVLVPKTRTRSSSATESSKPSTTRKTQSSFASKCHFFTQGTSGSRERCDSMPSRARTTSEGTHSQMWNQARSLFTYRPASLYARDISHSPPAGSPVSPPSVGCSTDSAGSSYSLTDEADVCTELDPTLGRYSHSLTPDEAIAEEDCPDSPPCSSNYVSMALHSSDDGYVDMSPKGRHHNNSPTASMSSVTSGTPSTDMRFAEYPLEKVTSYFTPSEEDDARPTRAYSVGSKPEGYKKYAEAFAANNENLRVRALSVGSKTKKLPSRVLPPHGYHSHQGAKSSSAPLLSNSRGQGSHNSIGPMDDLMEMDFSRSGSINNSGYMDMRPGPKNNHGYVEMRPGRKPDTSPYVDMSSGTSPAKSSYMSSQHEGSSDASSDYMEMDPRKASTSNNNNNNNYLAMSFKRPASNYQLSPARASPFGSGHLDTNFGSPKTEPATPDGYVEMSLGRGHQRQSSLDSAQIVNEDYANMSMGKKRDKNSRKKDKSRSQPITIQNPTTVAPKSGTTSSSPRYAFLGRKYSTGTPPTTMHLPLGEATPYASLPRQRKNSRRDSKDSSSSSVTTPSSSSTIFPISLNSPCSPLKPDKTPPSLKKTDNSDYTPMDFEQKNNSDYVNYNPKTPVNEDYAVMKPGVRVTSPSMRMAMMQLSDYTSFRPINENKDDKVEDKGEEVRSEPPYEVLRARPGSVAESGRSSLSRPSSTSSELCSSGSTIVGSRPESVNSDRVRPASVTSADVQLHYASLDLEEGNRSPRTIKGGAGAAGEGQTQAELTLTYAAIDFVKSEGLKHNSLASNAKVKH; from the exons ATGTCAGTGAGAAAAGGTTGCGAGaggggcggcggcggcggcggtggcgTCGTGCGCTGCGGCTACCTCAAAAAGATGAAAACGTCTCGGAGGAAATTCTTCGTCCTGAGGGCGGAGACGGCCGAGACGTCTGCCAGACTGGAGTACTACGACACCGAGAGGAAGTTCAACAGCGGTCTCCCGCCGAAGCGCAGCATCCCGCTGAAGAACTGCTTCAACATCAACAGGAGGTTGGACACCAAATACAAACACGTCATCGCGCTCTACACGAAGGACGACTGTTTCTGCGTGGTCCTCGACAACGAGGAGGACGTCGACAGCTGGCTGAAAGCACTGCTGTCGCTCCAGCACGGCGAAGAGGTGATCGACGGTGAACCGCCGAAGCCGACGTTCG AACATGTCTGGCAAGTGACTGTACTTAACAGGGGCCTAGGAGCCGCCGGCATTACCGGCTACTACAGACTCTGTCTCACGGACAAGACCCTCAGCCTCATCAAAAGAGACTATCACATACCTCAAATCGAATTCAACCTGACCAACATCAGAAGCTGCGGAAACTtacgagatttttttttcctagaG GTCGGCAGATCGAGCACCCTGGGCGCCGGGGAGCTGTGGATGCAAACCGAGGACAGCACCATCTCCCAGAACATCCACTTTACAGTATTCCA GTATCTCCGCAGTTGCATGATGGGTTTGAACGAGGTCTTCAGGGAGGAAGTGCTGGTTCCCAAGACTCGCACCCGCTCCTCTTCGGCCACCGAATCTTCCAAGCCGAGCACCACGCGGAAAACCCAGAGCAGCTTCGCCTCGAAATGTCACTTCTTCACCCAAG GCACTAGCGGAAGCCGCGAACGGTGTGACAGCATGCCGTCGAGGGCCCGCACCACCTCCGAGGGCACCCATTCGCAGATGTGGAATCAGGCCAGGTCTCTCTTCACTTACCGTCCTGCTTCGCTCTACGCCCGCGACATTTCGCACAGCCCCCCGGCCGGAAGTCCAGTCAGTCCACCATCAGTCGGTTGTTCCACGGACTCGGCCGGTTCTTCGTACAGTCTGACCGACGAGGCCGACGTCTGCACCGAGCTGGACCCCACTCTGGGACGCTACAGCCACTCGCTGACTCCCGACGAGGCCATCGCCGAGGAGGACTGCCCGGACAGTCCCCCGTGCAGCAGCAATTACGTCTCCATGGCTCTGCACAGTTCGGACGACGGGTACGTGGACATGTCGCCCAAAGGTCGTCATCACAACAACTCCCCGACTGCGAGTATGAGCAGTGTGACTTCGGGGACGCCCTCGACTGACATGCGATTCGCCGAGTATCCTCTCGAGAAGGTCACGTCGTATTTCACTCCGTCAGAAGAGGACGACGCGAGGCCCACCAGAGCCTACTCCGTCGGGTCGAAACCAGAAGGTTACAAGAAGTACGCGGAAGCGTTCGCGGCCAACAACGAGAATTTGAGAGTGAGGGCGCTGAGTGTGGGGTCCAAGACTAAGAAGCTGCCTAGTAGGGTGCTACCGCCCCACGGATATCATTCCCATCAAGGTGCTAAGTCGTCGAGTGCTCCGCTCTTGAGTAACTCTAGAGGACAAGGTTCCCACAATTCCATCGGCCCAATGGATGATCTCATGGAAATGGATTTCAGCAGGTCAGGCAGCATAAACAATTCGGGATACATGGATATGAGACCGGGTCCCAAGAACAACCACGGGTACGTGGAGATGAGGCCGGGACGCAAACCGGACACCTCTCCGTACGTGGATATGTCTTCGGGAACATCTCCGGCGAAGTCGTCGTACATGTCGTCCCAACACGAGGGGTCGTCCGACGCTTCCAGTGACTACATGGAGATGGACCCCAGGAAGGCCTCCACTtctaacaacaacaacaacaacaattactTGGCGATGTCCTTCAAGAGGCCTGCTTCGAACTATCAGCTGTCGCCGGCCAGAGCTTCCCCTTTCGGGAGCGGCCATCTAGACACTAACTTCGGGAGTCCGAAAACGGAGCCGGCCACTCCGGACGGCTACGTGGAGATGTCTTTGGGGCGGGGTCATCAGAGACAGTCGAGCCTGGACAGCGCCCAGATCGTGAACGAGGACTACGCCAACATGAGCATGGGCAAGAAACGAGACAAGAACTCGCGGAAGAAGGACAAGTCTCGGTCGCAACCCATCACCATCCAGAACCCGACGACGGTCGCCCCCAAGAGCGGGACCACTTCGAGCAGTCCCAGGTACGCCTTCCTCGGTCGGAAATACTCAACCGGGACGCCGCCCACCACCATGCATTTACCTCTAGGGGAGGCCACGCCGTACGCGAGCCTTCCCCGCCAGCGCAAGAACAGCCGGCGAGATTCGAAAGACAGCTCGAGTTCGAGCGTGACCACACCCTCCAGTTCCTCGACAATATTTCCCATCAGCTTGAACAGCCCGTGCAGTCCGCTCAAACCGGACAAGACTCCTCCCTCTCTAAAGAAGACTGACAACAGCGACTACACCCCGATGGACTTCGAACAGAAGAACAACTCGGACTACGTCAACTACAATCCCAAGACGCCGGTGAACGAGGACTACGCCGTGATGAAGCCCGGGGTGAGGGTCACCTCGCCGTCGATGCGCATGGCCATGATGCAGCTCTCCGACTACACCTCGTTCCGCCCCATCAACGAGAACAAAGACGACAAAGTCGAAGATAAGGGCGAGGAGGTGCGGTCCGAGCCCCCCTACGAGGTGTTGCGGGCCCGGCCCGGCTCGGTGGCCGAGAGCGGCCGAAGTTCGCTGTCGCGCCCCAGCTCGACCTCCAGCGAGCTGTGTTCGTCGGGCTCGACCATCGTCGGCTCGAGGCCCGAGTCGGTCAACAGCGACCGCGTCCGACCGGCTTCGGTCACCTCCGCCGACGTCCAGCTGCACTACGCCAGCCTGGACTTGGAGGAGGGCAACCGCAGTCCGAGGACCATAAAAGGGGGCGCGGGAGCGGCGGGAGAGGGACAGACCCAGGCGGAACTGACGTTGACCTACGCCGCCATCGATTTCGTCAAGAGTGAAGGGCTGAAGCACAATTCGCTTGCGTCTAACGCGAAAGTTAAACATTAA
- the chico gene encoding insulin receptor substrate 1 isoform X8 — MSVRKGCERGGGGGGGVVRCGYLKKMKTSRRKFFVLRAETAETSARLEYYDTERKFNSGLPPKRSIPLKNCFNINRRLDTKYKHVIALYTKDDCFCVVLDNEEDVDSWLKALLSLQHGEEVIDGEPPKPTFEHVWQVTVLNRGLGAAGITGYYRLCLTDKTLSLIKRDYHIPQIEFNLTNIRSCGNLRDFFFLEVGRSSTLGAGELWMQTEDSTISQNIHFTVFQYLRSCMMGLNEVFREEVLVPKTRTRSSSATESSKPSTTRKTQSSFASKCHFFTQDLPQTTDTQVTPSSSSQHPVVSGVASFCHHLFFRGSSRASQRRHSISGTSGSRERCDSMPSRARTTSEGTHSQMWNQARSLFTYRPASLYARDISHSPPAGSPVSPPSVGCSTDSAGSSYSLTDEADVCTELDPTLGRYSHSLTPDEAIAEEDCPDSPPCSSNYVSMALHSSDDGYVDMSPKGRHHNNSPTASMSSVTSGTPSTDMRFAEYPLEKVTSYFTPSEEDDARPTRAYSVGSKPEGYKKYAEAFAANNENLRVRALSVGSKTKKLPSRVLPPHGYHSHQGAKSSSAPLLSNSRGQGSHNSIGPMDDLMEMDFSRSGSINNSGYMDMRPGPKNNHGYVEMRPGRKPDTSPYVDMSSGTSPAKSSYMSSQHEGSSDASSDYMEMDPRKASTSNNNNNNNYLAMSFKRPASNYQLSPARASPFGSGHLDTNFGSPKTEPATPDGYVEMSLGRGHQRQSSLDSAQIVNEDYANMSMGKKRDKNSRKKDKSRSQPITIQNPTTVAPKSGTTSSSPRYAFLGRKYSTGTPPTTMHLPLGEATPYASLPRQRKNSRRDSKDSSSSSVTTPSSSSTIFPISLNSPCSPLKPDKTPPSLKKTDNSDYTPMDFEQKNNSDYVNYNPKTPVNEDYAVMKPGVRVTSPSMRMAMMQLSDYTSFRPINENKDDKVEDKGEEVRSEPPYEVLRARPGSVAESGRSSLSRPSSTSSELCSSGSTIVGSRPESVNSDRVRPASVTSADVQLHYASLDLEEGNRSPRTIKGGAGAAGEGQTQAELTLTYAAIDFVKSEGLKHNSLASNAKVKH; from the exons ATGTCAGTGAGAAAAGGTTGCGAGaggggcggcggcggcggcggtggcgTCGTGCGCTGCGGCTACCTCAAAAAGATGAAAACGTCTCGGAGGAAATTCTTCGTCCTGAGGGCGGAGACGGCCGAGACGTCTGCCAGACTGGAGTACTACGACACCGAGAGGAAGTTCAACAGCGGTCTCCCGCCGAAGCGCAGCATCCCGCTGAAGAACTGCTTCAACATCAACAGGAGGTTGGACACCAAATACAAACACGTCATCGCGCTCTACACGAAGGACGACTGTTTCTGCGTGGTCCTCGACAACGAGGAGGACGTCGACAGCTGGCTGAAAGCACTGCTGTCGCTCCAGCACGGCGAAGAGGTGATCGACGGTGAACCGCCGAAGCCGACGTTCG AACATGTCTGGCAAGTGACTGTACTTAACAGGGGCCTAGGAGCCGCCGGCATTACCGGCTACTACAGACTCTGTCTCACGGACAAGACCCTCAGCCTCATCAAAAGAGACTATCACATACCTCAAATCGAATTCAACCTGACCAACATCAGAAGCTGCGGAAACTtacgagatttttttttcctagaG GTCGGCAGATCGAGCACCCTGGGCGCCGGGGAGCTGTGGATGCAAACCGAGGACAGCACCATCTCCCAGAACATCCACTTTACAGTATTCCA GTATCTCCGCAGTTGCATGATGGGTTTGAACGAGGTCTTCAGGGAGGAAGTGCTGGTTCCCAAGACTCGCACCCGCTCCTCTTCGGCCACCGAATCTTCCAAGCCGAGCACCACGCGGAAAACCCAGAGCAGCTTCGCCTCGAAATGTCACTTCTTCACCCAAG ATTTGCCCCAAACCACTGACACGCAGGTCACACCGAGCAGTTCTTCGCAACACCCTGTCG TGAGCGGTGTTGCCAGTTTTTGTCATCACCTATTCTTCCGGGGATCCTCGAGGGCTTCGCAACGTCGCCATTCAATATCAG GCACTAGCGGAAGCCGCGAACGGTGTGACAGCATGCCGTCGAGGGCCCGCACCACCTCCGAGGGCACCCATTCGCAGATGTGGAATCAGGCCAGGTCTCTCTTCACTTACCGTCCTGCTTCGCTCTACGCCCGCGACATTTCGCACAGCCCCCCGGCCGGAAGTCCAGTCAGTCCACCATCAGTCGGTTGTTCCACGGACTCGGCCGGTTCTTCGTACAGTCTGACCGACGAGGCCGACGTCTGCACCGAGCTGGACCCCACTCTGGGACGCTACAGCCACTCGCTGACTCCCGACGAGGCCATCGCCGAGGAGGACTGCCCGGACAGTCCCCCGTGCAGCAGCAATTACGTCTCCATGGCTCTGCACAGTTCGGACGACGGGTACGTGGACATGTCGCCCAAAGGTCGTCATCACAACAACTCCCCGACTGCGAGTATGAGCAGTGTGACTTCGGGGACGCCCTCGACTGACATGCGATTCGCCGAGTATCCTCTCGAGAAGGTCACGTCGTATTTCACTCCGTCAGAAGAGGACGACGCGAGGCCCACCAGAGCCTACTCCGTCGGGTCGAAACCAGAAGGTTACAAGAAGTACGCGGAAGCGTTCGCGGCCAACAACGAGAATTTGAGAGTGAGGGCGCTGAGTGTGGGGTCCAAGACTAAGAAGCTGCCTAGTAGGGTGCTACCGCCCCACGGATATCATTCCCATCAAGGTGCTAAGTCGTCGAGTGCTCCGCTCTTGAGTAACTCTAGAGGACAAGGTTCCCACAATTCCATCGGCCCAATGGATGATCTCATGGAAATGGATTTCAGCAGGTCAGGCAGCATAAACAATTCGGGATACATGGATATGAGACCGGGTCCCAAGAACAACCACGGGTACGTGGAGATGAGGCCGGGACGCAAACCGGACACCTCTCCGTACGTGGATATGTCTTCGGGAACATCTCCGGCGAAGTCGTCGTACATGTCGTCCCAACACGAGGGGTCGTCCGACGCTTCCAGTGACTACATGGAGATGGACCCCAGGAAGGCCTCCACTtctaacaacaacaacaacaacaattactTGGCGATGTCCTTCAAGAGGCCTGCTTCGAACTATCAGCTGTCGCCGGCCAGAGCTTCCCCTTTCGGGAGCGGCCATCTAGACACTAACTTCGGGAGTCCGAAAACGGAGCCGGCCACTCCGGACGGCTACGTGGAGATGTCTTTGGGGCGGGGTCATCAGAGACAGTCGAGCCTGGACAGCGCCCAGATCGTGAACGAGGACTACGCCAACATGAGCATGGGCAAGAAACGAGACAAGAACTCGCGGAAGAAGGACAAGTCTCGGTCGCAACCCATCACCATCCAGAACCCGACGACGGTCGCCCCCAAGAGCGGGACCACTTCGAGCAGTCCCAGGTACGCCTTCCTCGGTCGGAAATACTCAACCGGGACGCCGCCCACCACCATGCATTTACCTCTAGGGGAGGCCACGCCGTACGCGAGCCTTCCCCGCCAGCGCAAGAACAGCCGGCGAGATTCGAAAGACAGCTCGAGTTCGAGCGTGACCACACCCTCCAGTTCCTCGACAATATTTCCCATCAGCTTGAACAGCCCGTGCAGTCCGCTCAAACCGGACAAGACTCCTCCCTCTCTAAAGAAGACTGACAACAGCGACTACACCCCGATGGACTTCGAACAGAAGAACAACTCGGACTACGTCAACTACAATCCCAAGACGCCGGTGAACGAGGACTACGCCGTGATGAAGCCCGGGGTGAGGGTCACCTCGCCGTCGATGCGCATGGCCATGATGCAGCTCTCCGACTACACCTCGTTCCGCCCCATCAACGAGAACAAAGACGACAAAGTCGAAGATAAGGGCGAGGAGGTGCGGTCCGAGCCCCCCTACGAGGTGTTGCGGGCCCGGCCCGGCTCGGTGGCCGAGAGCGGCCGAAGTTCGCTGTCGCGCCCCAGCTCGACCTCCAGCGAGCTGTGTTCGTCGGGCTCGACCATCGTCGGCTCGAGGCCCGAGTCGGTCAACAGCGACCGCGTCCGACCGGCTTCGGTCACCTCCGCCGACGTCCAGCTGCACTACGCCAGCCTGGACTTGGAGGAGGGCAACCGCAGTCCGAGGACCATAAAAGGGGGCGCGGGAGCGGCGGGAGAGGGACAGACCCAGGCGGAACTGACGTTGACCTACGCCGCCATCGATTTCGTCAAGAGTGAAGGGCTGAAGCACAATTCGCTTGCGTCTAACGCGAAAGTTAAACATTAA